One region of Turicibacter bilis genomic DNA includes:
- the rnhC gene encoding ribonuclease HIII → MASTITLTVSQQMLEKMYQHYTNQIIKVPNHTLFQAKTTHCTITAYLSKKVVFQGKAPEVEAQKWQTPPQAATTKAKTSSSKLPANIASLSAIGCDEVGTGDYFGPLVVCCAYVPEELISKLQAMGIKDSKALKDPEICHLAEQIEPLIAHQVLILPNEKYNTMIDRGMNANSIKAFLHNQALIKLTTSLPHYPSYLIMDEFVNERKYFDYLKALPKQPTIIKENLHFIQKGESVHVAVAAASILARASFVKYMNIMSKKLNFDLPKGAGNPVDVAGRRFVQQFGPEKLNELTKWHFANTNKILK, encoded by the coding sequence ATGGCTTCAACAATTACACTTACAGTCTCTCAACAAATGTTAGAAAAAATGTATCAACACTATACAAATCAAATTATTAAAGTCCCAAATCATACATTATTCCAGGCGAAAACGACGCATTGTACCATCACAGCTTATTTAAGTAAAAAGGTTGTCTTTCAAGGAAAAGCACCTGAGGTAGAGGCTCAAAAGTGGCAAACGCCCCCTCAAGCAGCGACTACTAAAGCTAAAACATCCAGCTCAAAACTTCCAGCGAATATCGCAAGTTTAAGTGCCATCGGTTGTGATGAAGTTGGAACCGGTGATTACTTTGGTCCACTTGTTGTTTGTTGTGCTTATGTCCCAGAAGAATTAATTTCTAAATTACAAGCGATGGGAATTAAAGATTCTAAAGCATTAAAAGATCCAGAAATTTGTCATCTGGCCGAACAAATCGAACCCCTTATTGCTCATCAAGTCCTCATTCTTCCAAATGAAAAATATAATACAATGATTGACAGAGGAATGAATGCTAACTCGATTAAAGCGTTCTTACATAATCAGGCGCTAATTAAATTAACAACCTCACTTCCTCACTATCCCTCATATTTGATTATGGATGAATTCGTGAACGAAAGAAAATATTTTGACTATTTAAAAGCATTACCCAAACAACCAACAATTATTAAAGAAAATCTCCATTTTATCCAAAAAGGAGAGTCAGTTCATGTTGCAGTCGCCGCTGCTTCAATTTTGGCTCGTGCATCATTTGTTAAATATATGAATATCATGAGTAAAAAGTTAAACTTTGATTTACCAAAAGGAGCTGGAAATCCAGTTGATGTAGCTGGACGTCGTTTTGTTCAACAATTTGGACCAGAAAAACTCAATGAATTAACTAAATGGCACTTTGCAAATACGAATAAAATCTTAAAATAA
- a CDS encoding rhomboid family intramembrane serine protease, translated as MSNQGVMKEIRIDIQSELAMNIINYLIVEENYVYVGNERDIWLENLSHPTVQLIYINQRNLFNEHQATQFFNQVDAVRSRVRRRYLMGRLNVIILNLDQYSSRFLESHRKYLKIVHVNQPSDLKQDVELQQLFPHLKEAQLERSMIELIPLMQQATKEKAMKVKKMLMFQNKSFITYGFIVCLIAIFAFLQFKPINEWFAAVAIDYGAKYNPLILAGQYYRLITPAFLHLDLMHLLFNLVFIYQFGRMIEHVFGWWRMLVIIIGSAIFGNLCSYAFIDGLSIGASTVAYGLLGALLFLGIESRKMFMHFVRTLVLPILLFSVIWIFLEPNIDFYGHLGGFLGGFLIASITGLPKHKYYLSRTILAGATILVLLVGLFNRGAAITKQTDYTLYNRAMIAYYYQTDQLEKAEQFIETLQLDFNELFKK; from the coding sequence ATGAGCAATCAAGGTGTGATGAAAGAAATACGAATTGATATTCAAAGTGAGCTTGCCATGAATATTATTAATTATCTCATAGTTGAGGAAAATTACGTTTATGTAGGTAATGAACGAGATATTTGGTTAGAAAACTTATCTCATCCAACTGTTCAATTGATTTATATCAATCAACGTAATCTCTTTAATGAACATCAAGCCACTCAATTCTTTAATCAGGTAGATGCTGTTCGTTCACGTGTTCGTCGTCGATACTTAATGGGAAGATTAAATGTCATTATCCTTAATTTAGACCAATATAGTTCACGTTTTCTAGAGTCTCATCGTAAGTATCTTAAGATTGTTCATGTTAATCAGCCGAGTGATTTAAAACAAGATGTGGAATTACAACAGTTATTCCCACATTTAAAAGAAGCACAGTTAGAACGTTCAATGATTGAGTTGATCCCTCTCATGCAACAAGCCACGAAAGAAAAAGCAATGAAGGTAAAAAAAATGCTAATGTTTCAAAATAAATCATTTATTACATACGGATTTATTGTGTGTTTAATTGCTATTTTTGCTTTTTTACAGTTTAAACCGATTAATGAATGGTTTGCTGCTGTTGCGATTGATTATGGTGCTAAGTATAATCCACTCATTTTAGCAGGACAGTATTATCGTTTAATAACACCGGCTTTTTTACATTTAGATTTAATGCATTTATTGTTTAATCTTGTCTTTATTTATCAATTTGGAAGAATGATTGAGCATGTATTTGGATGGTGGCGAATGTTAGTTATCATCATTGGATCTGCGATTTTTGGAAATTTATGCAGCTATGCCTTTATTGATGGATTATCCATTGGAGCTTCAACCGTTGCCTATGGCTTGCTTGGAGCGTTATTGTTTCTTGGAATCGAAAGTCGTAAAATGTTTATGCATTTTGTTCGAACTCTTGTGCTACCGATTTTATTATTCTCAGTCATATGGATATTTTTAGAACCTAATATTGATTTTTATGGACATTTGGGAGGCTTTTTAGGAGGGTTCTTAATTGCAAGTATTACCGGATTACCCAAACATAAATATTACTTATCGCGTACGATATTAGCAGGTGCCACTATTCTTGTCTTGTTAGTAGGATTATTTAATCGTGGTGCTGCAATTACTAAACAAACAGACTATACGCTGTATAATAGAGCTATGATTGCTTATTATTATCAAACGGATCAACTTGAAAAAGCTGAACAATTTATAGAAACTCTTCAGTTAGATTTTAATGAACTATTTAAAAAATAA
- a CDS encoding RluA family pseudouridine synthase — translation MEQETVLVPEELVGVRLDKVLSELFSDLSRSYIQQLIKDQQVLINGKNEKANYKCRLNDQIDITIPEPEALDVVPEEMDLDIVHEDDYVIVVNKPSGMVVHPAPGSMSGTLVNGLMAQAKNLSGINGVLRPGIVHRIDKDTSGLLMVAKNDLAHESLVNQLVEKTVTRRYIALVHGVIPHDNGTIDAPIGRDPKDRKKMTVIEGGKHAVTHFKVLRRFKDFTLIECRLETGRTHQIRVHMKYIGYPLAGDPQYGPRKTIGGEHGQFLHAAILGFDHPKTGEYLEFSTPLPSYFEEALESLENLG, via the coding sequence ATGGAACAAGAAACAGTCTTAGTACCAGAAGAATTAGTAGGTGTGCGTTTAGATAAAGTGTTAAGTGAATTATTTAGCGATTTATCACGTTCATATATTCAACAATTAATTAAAGATCAACAAGTTTTAATTAATGGAAAAAATGAAAAAGCAAATTATAAATGTCGTTTAAACGATCAAATCGATATTACTATTCCAGAACCAGAAGCATTAGATGTTGTTCCTGAAGAAATGGATTTAGACATTGTTCATGAAGATGATTATGTGATTGTTGTCAATAAACCATCTGGAATGGTCGTACATCCAGCACCAGGTAGCATGAGTGGAACATTAGTTAACGGTTTAATGGCTCAAGCTAAAAATTTATCTGGAATTAATGGCGTATTACGTCCTGGAATTGTCCATCGTATTGATAAAGATACATCAGGATTATTAATGGTAGCTAAAAATGATTTAGCTCATGAATCGTTAGTGAATCAATTAGTGGAAAAAACAGTGACTCGTCGTTATATTGCCCTTGTACATGGTGTTATTCCTCATGATAATGGAACGATTGATGCACCAATTGGTCGTGATCCAAAAGATCGTAAGAAAATGACAGTTATTGAAGGGGGAAAACATGCAGTCACTCACTTTAAAGTGTTAAGACGTTTTAAAGATTTTACCTTAATTGAATGTCGTCTTGAAACAGGGCGTACACATCAAATTCGTGTCCATATGAAATACATTGGATATCCATTAGCGGGTGATCCACAATATGGTCCACGCAAAACAATTGGTGGGGAGCATGGTCAATTTTTACATGCAGCAATTTTAGGATTTGATCATCCAAAGACCGGGGAGTATTTAGAATTCTCAACGCCACTTCCTTCATATTTTGAGGAGGCACTTGAGAGTCTTGAAAATTTAGGATAG
- the lspA gene encoding signal peptidase II has translation MWLVLAIVAVTIIVDQLTKFLVVKYMTLGQSISVIDNFLYITSHRNEGAAWGILQGKMIFFYVVTLVVIGLVILWIRKLDIKKEKLLVIALSLILGGALGNFIDRVMYQHVVDFINTYIFGYDFPIFNIADSALCIGVFLMAVDAILDIKRHSQS, from the coding sequence ATGTGGCTTGTTTTAGCGATTGTCGCTGTGACGATTATCGTCGATCAATTAACTAAATTTTTAGTTGTGAAATACATGACCCTAGGTCAATCTATTTCAGTGATTGATAACTTTTTATATATCACCTCTCACCGAAATGAAGGTGCAGCATGGGGAATCTTACAAGGGAAAATGATTTTCTTTTATGTTGTGACATTAGTGGTCATTGGTTTGGTTATCTTATGGATTAGAAAATTAGATATAAAAAAAGAAAAGTTGCTAGTGATTGCCTTATCATTAATTTTAGGTGGAGCATTAGGAAACTTCATTGACCGCGTGATGTATCAACATGTCGTTGACTTCATTAATACGTATATTTTTGGTTACGATTTCCCGATTTTTAATATTGCAGATAGTGCCCTATGTATTGGGGTATTCTTAATGGCTGTGGATGCCATTTTAGATATTAAACGTCACTCACAATCATAG
- a CDS encoding deoxycytidylate deaminase encodes MRENYLSWDEYFMGIALLSAMRSKDPQTQVGACIVNEDNRIVGIGYNGFPHGCSDVEFPWEREGEFLETKYPYVVHAEQNAILNSTTRLKKCRLYVSLFPCHECAKYIIQSGIEEIIYMSDKYAHTDSTLASKRMLDAAGVKYRQMKEVKITVETEMK; translated from the coding sequence ATGCGTGAAAATTATTTAAGTTGGGATGAATACTTTATGGGAATAGCATTACTTTCAGCCATGAGAAGTAAAGATCCTCAAACACAAGTAGGTGCATGTATTGTTAATGAAGATAATCGCATTGTTGGGATTGGTTACAATGGATTTCCACACGGATGTTCAGATGTTGAATTCCCATGGGAACGTGAAGGTGAGTTTCTAGAAACTAAATATCCCTATGTGGTTCACGCAGAACAAAATGCAATTTTAAATAGTACAACTCGTTTAAAAAAATGCCGATTATATGTCTCATTATTCCCGTGTCATGAATGCGCAAAATATATTATTCAATCTGGAATTGAGGAAATTATTTATATGAGTGATAAGTATGCGCATACTGATAGCACCCTTGCTTCAAAGCGAATGCTAGATGCAGCGGGAGTGAAGTACCGTCAAATGAAAGAAGTTAAAATTACTGTTGAAACAGAAATGAAATAA
- a CDS encoding DUF4097 family beta strand repeat-containing protein: MKKYLIYSIVLAVILFVGSLITLMIYEVTKLPDSLNRIITEVEEFTNHEFQLDFNKKFTSNLTYETGLDGQSIYESQYFWQGIQLDIEADLVNADVTVQKTDGDHIEVAIETKVPERYRIDFDGRELQIKEKKQVRFWLFGWNNYQKAQVVIKVPTESVDVNLETINGDVMIELSGIDLAASTVNGDVTISHSAFTQANLSVVNGEIFVTDSNVSNVLCLQTVNGSLDVERVKADRFIAETVKGDFLLSDISGRGLSTSTVNGDFSGYNIYLSEIAVEKLNGSFKLVNEDSTYQIQSLKLSGLQKNHEIQANILNISYN; the protein is encoded by the coding sequence ATGAAAAAGTATTTAATCTATTCAATTGTGTTAGCGGTGATTCTTTTTGTTGGAAGTTTAATCACTTTGATGATTTATGAGGTCACGAAATTGCCAGATAGTTTGAATCGTATAATCACAGAAGTAGAGGAGTTTACAAATCATGAATTCCAATTAGATTTCAATAAGAAGTTCACTTCAAATTTAACGTATGAGACCGGCTTAGATGGTCAATCTATTTATGAAAGTCAATATTTTTGGCAAGGTATTCAGTTAGATATTGAGGCAGATTTAGTGAATGCAGATGTTACGGTGCAAAAAACAGATGGCGATCACATAGAAGTAGCGATTGAGACGAAGGTTCCTGAGCGTTATCGAATTGATTTTGATGGAAGAGAACTACAAATCAAAGAGAAAAAACAAGTTAGATTTTGGTTGTTTGGGTGGAATAATTATCAGAAAGCACAAGTAGTCATTAAAGTACCGACAGAATCAGTAGATGTGAACTTAGAAACAATCAACGGTGATGTAATGATTGAGTTATCAGGGATAGATTTAGCAGCCTCAACAGTAAACGGTGATGTAACCATTTCTCACTCAGCATTTACTCAAGCAAACCTTTCGGTAGTAAATGGAGAGATTTTTGTAACCGATAGTAATGTTAGTAATGTTTTATGTTTACAGACTGTCAATGGAAGCTTAGACGTTGAACGTGTCAAGGCTGACCGATTTATTGCTGAAACGGTGAAGGGTGATTTCTTATTATCAGATATCTCAGGTCGTGGGTTATCTACTTCAACGGTCAATGGCGACTTTAGTGGGTATAATATCTACCTGAGTGAGATTGCGGTTGAAAAATTAAATGGAAGCTTTAAGTTAGTAAATGAAGATTCAACCTATCAAATTCAATCGCTAAAACTTTCAGGGCTACAGAAAAATCATGAAATTCAAGCAAATATTTTAAATATCAGTTATAATTAA
- the ileS gene encoding isoleucine--tRNA ligase — protein sequence MELKETLLMPKTDFPMRGNLPNREPQIEQKWYDENVYQRVLDKNKDKTPFVLHDGPPYANGNIHMGHALNKILKDFVVRYKNMNGFYSPYIPGWDTHGLPIEQALTNNKKVNRKEKTIAEFRELCKQYALEQVEGQKAQFKRLGVLGDWENPYITLQKEFEAEQIKVFGKMVKDGLIYKGLKPIYWSPSSETALAEAEIEYHDKKSPSIYVAFKVQDGKGILSGDEEFVIWTTTPWTIPGNLGICVNADLEYATVAVNDRKFIVAKELVKQLAEEFGWENYEVVATHKGSDFEYMTAKHPIFDRESLLILGDHVTLEAGTGLVHTAPGHGEDDFNVGRKYNLEVLCPVDHRGYMTKEALEFEGLYYEDANKAVGQKLEENGALLGLKFITHSYPHDWRTKKPIIFRATEQWFASIEALKDQMMEQIKEVNWLPAWGEVRLGNMIKDRADWCISRQRVWGVPIPVFYAEDGEAILDEAVINHVADLFREKGSNIWFELEAEELLPAGFTHPGSPNGKFRKEMDIMDVWFDSGSSHHGVLVERGLPYPADLYLEGSDQYRGWFNSSLSTGVAMTGRAPYKTVVSHGFVLDGQGRKMSKSIGNVIDPLKLINIYGADIVRLWVASVDYQADVRISEDLIKQVSESYRKMRNTFRFLLGNLHGFNPETDLMAYEDLNEVDQFMMVRLNELTAELKAAYEEYRFDDVFKTVNNYISNDLSSFYLDFTKDILYIDAEDSKARRSIQTVLYHHVSDMVRLLAPVIPHTADEVYSYIPGSTEVSAYLTDMPTVKEYANAAEVTVKWNQLLSLRHDVLKALEEARNEKVIGKSLTASLHLYPDAQTKELLESLQADLKQIFIVSELVIEEGAAPENALKFDGLAVVVKAAEGHTCDRCWLVVTDVNEQGICPRCSEVVNG from the coding sequence ATGGAATTAAAAGAAACCTTATTAATGCCTAAAACAGATTTCCCAATGCGTGGAAACCTTCCAAATCGTGAACCACAAATTGAGCAAAAGTGGTATGACGAAAATGTCTATCAACGAGTATTAGATAAAAATAAAGATAAAACGCCTTTCGTTTTACATGACGGACCTCCATATGCTAATGGAAATATTCATATGGGACATGCATTAAACAAAATTTTAAAAGACTTTGTTGTTCGTTATAAAAATATGAATGGATTCTATTCTCCATATATTCCAGGTTGGGATACACACGGACTTCCAATCGAGCAAGCTTTAACAAATAATAAAAAAGTTAATCGTAAAGAAAAAACAATTGCTGAATTCCGTGAATTATGTAAGCAATATGCTTTAGAACAAGTTGAAGGACAAAAAGCGCAATTCAAACGTTTAGGGGTATTAGGTGATTGGGAAAATCCATATATCACATTACAAAAAGAATTTGAAGCTGAGCAAATCAAAGTCTTCGGTAAAATGGTTAAAGACGGTTTAATCTACAAAGGGTTAAAACCAATCTATTGGTCACCATCTTCTGAAACAGCATTAGCTGAAGCAGAAATCGAATATCATGATAAAAAATCTCCATCAATTTATGTGGCATTTAAAGTACAAGATGGAAAAGGTATTTTATCAGGAGATGAAGAGTTCGTTATCTGGACAACGACACCTTGGACAATTCCAGGAAACTTAGGAATCTGTGTGAACGCAGATTTAGAGTATGCGACAGTTGCTGTTAACGATCGTAAATTCATTGTTGCTAAAGAGTTAGTGAAACAATTAGCGGAAGAGTTCGGATGGGAAAACTATGAAGTGGTTGCAACTCATAAAGGTTCTGATTTTGAATATATGACAGCTAAACACCCTATCTTTGACCGTGAATCATTATTAATTTTAGGAGATCACGTCACACTTGAAGCTGGAACAGGTTTAGTTCATACAGCCCCAGGACACGGGGAAGACGACTTCAATGTTGGACGTAAATATAACTTAGAAGTCTTATGCCCAGTTGATCATCGTGGATATATGACAAAAGAAGCGTTAGAGTTCGAAGGATTATACTACGAAGATGCTAACAAAGCTGTTGGTCAAAAATTAGAAGAGAATGGTGCATTACTTGGATTAAAATTCATCACTCACTCATATCCACATGACTGGCGTACGAAAAAACCAATCATCTTCCGTGCGACTGAGCAATGGTTTGCTTCAATTGAAGCATTAAAAGATCAAATGATGGAACAAATCAAAGAAGTGAACTGGCTACCAGCTTGGGGAGAAGTTCGTTTAGGAAACATGATTAAAGATCGTGCGGACTGGTGTATTTCTCGTCAACGTGTTTGGGGAGTTCCAATTCCAGTCTTCTATGCTGAAGATGGAGAAGCTATCTTAGATGAAGCAGTAATCAATCATGTGGCTGACTTATTCCGTGAAAAAGGATCAAATATTTGGTTTGAATTAGAAGCTGAAGAATTATTACCAGCGGGATTCACTCACCCAGGTAGTCCAAATGGTAAATTCCGTAAGGAAATGGATATCATGGATGTATGGTTCGATTCAGGGTCATCTCACCACGGAGTATTAGTTGAACGTGGATTACCATACCCAGCAGATTTATACTTAGAAGGATCTGATCAATATCGTGGATGGTTCAACTCTTCATTATCAACAGGAGTTGCGATGACAGGGCGTGCACCATATAAAACAGTCGTAAGTCACGGATTCGTTTTAGATGGACAAGGACGTAAAATGTCTAAATCAATCGGGAATGTTATCGATCCATTAAAATTAATCAACATTTACGGAGCAGATATCGTTCGTTTATGGGTGGCTTCAGTTGATTACCAAGCAGACGTTCGTATTTCAGAAGACTTAATTAAACAAGTATCTGAAAGCTACCGTAAAATGCGTAATACATTCCGTTTCTTATTAGGAAACTTACATGGATTTAATCCAGAAACAGATTTAATGGCTTATGAAGACTTAAATGAAGTTGATCAATTCATGATGGTTCGTTTAAATGAATTAACAGCAGAATTAAAAGCTGCCTATGAAGAATACCGTTTCGATGATGTCTTCAAAACAGTGAATAACTATATCTCAAATGATTTAAGTTCATTCTACTTAGATTTCACGAAAGATATTTTATATATCGATGCAGAAGATAGTAAAGCTCGCCGTTCTATTCAAACAGTATTATATCACCATGTATCAGATATGGTTCGCTTATTAGCACCAGTTATTCCTCATACAGCGGATGAAGTTTATTCATATATCCCAGGAAGCACAGAAGTGTCAGCTTACTTAACTGATATGCCGACTGTAAAAGAGTATGCAAATGCGGCTGAAGTGACTGTAAAATGGAATCAATTATTATCACTTCGTCATGACGTATTAAAAGCATTAGAAGAGGCTCGTAATGAGAAAGTTATCGGTAAATCATTAACTGCTTCATTACACTTATATCCAGATGCGCAAACGAAAGAATTACTTGAGTCGTTACAAGCTGACTTAAAACAAATCTTCATCGTTTCTGAGTTAGTGATTGAAGAAGGAGCAGCTCCTGAAAATGCCTTAAAATTCGATGGATTAGCTGTTGTCGTTAAAGCAGCCGAAGGACACACATGTGACCGTTGCTGGTTAGTTGTAACTGATGTGAACGAACAAGGAATTTGTCCTCGTTGTTCAGAAGTTGTGAATGGATAG
- a CDS encoding DivIVA domain-containing protein: MTPAEILKTQMKKSWGKFSDDELYRVFCLLIEQIEALEKQNKSLKKEVQTMQENSESHLKSELEQIELLKSHAKRDAIKIIQETEKISKVMIEQAICDVEKIMEETALFEQQQLQIKDELIDFLNTKVDDIRNCFGKS; encoded by the coding sequence ATGACGCCAGCAGAGATATTAAAGACTCAGATGAAAAAATCGTGGGGAAAGTTTTCAGATGATGAACTTTATCGTGTCTTTTGTTTATTGATTGAACAAATAGAAGCATTAGAAAAGCAAAATAAATCATTAAAAAAAGAAGTGCAAACTATGCAAGAAAACTCTGAATCCCATTTGAAATCCGAACTGGAACAGATTGAATTATTGAAATCACATGCCAAACGCGATGCGATTAAAATCATTCAAGAAACAGAAAAAATTTCTAAGGTCATGATTGAGCAAGCCATTTGTGATGTAGAGAAGATCATGGAGGAAACAGCACTGTTTGAGCAACAACAACTACAAATTAAAGATGAATTAATCGATTTCCTAAATACAAAAGTTGATGATATTCGAAATTGTTTTGGAAAAAGTTAA
- a CDS encoding RNA-binding protein: MRLEHFNKHEYEFVTKVNDWIHQVYYSHKIKKTKFLTPREQQVVQVLVNEFEDVVVRFEGGFKNAERKRAIIIPAYLSGELFDQTVVGYEVQYHHRLVTIEHRQVLGSLTALNIDRALVGDILVLETGKIYVAICEEFASFIMRYFTKVGRHPISLLKVDIKGLEKLEQYEENEYIISSMRLDVVVASLMKASRSEVFEYMKQGNIQLNFKLEQNHSYQCKIGDVISIKRYGRYKLLAQKSITKSGRIVVIIGKTV, translated from the coding sequence ATGAGACTCGAGCATTTTAATAAACACGAATATGAATTTGTCACGAAGGTTAATGACTGGATTCATCAAGTTTATTATAGTCATAAGATAAAAAAGACAAAATTTTTAACACCACGTGAACAACAAGTTGTTCAAGTATTGGTGAATGAGTTTGAGGATGTAGTGGTTCGATTTGAGGGAGGCTTTAAAAATGCTGAACGAAAACGAGCCATTATTATCCCAGCTTATTTATCAGGTGAGTTGTTTGATCAGACAGTGGTTGGTTATGAGGTGCAGTATCATCATCGTCTAGTGACAATTGAACATCGACAAGTTCTTGGCTCGCTAACGGCACTTAATATTGACCGAGCGTTGGTCGGTGATATTTTAGTGTTAGAGACAGGGAAGATTTATGTTGCTATTTGTGAAGAGTTTGCATCGTTTATTATGCGGTATTTCACTAAGGTGGGACGACATCCTATCTCACTCCTGAAGGTCGATATCAAAGGGTTAGAAAAGCTAGAACAATATGAAGAAAATGAATATATTATCAGTTCGATGAGACTTGATGTTGTGGTGGCTAGCTTGATGAAGGCTTCACGTTCCGAAGTGTTTGAATACATGAAGCAAGGAAATATCCAGCTTAATTTTAAATTAGAACAAAATCACTCGTATCAGTGTAAAATTGGTGATGTTATCTCGATTAAACGATATGGACGATATAAACTATTGGCACAAAAATCAATTACTAAGAGTGGAAGAATTGTAGTTATTATTGGGAAAACAGTGTAG
- a CDS encoding YggT family protein, translated as MAQIILLFTAILRIYEFLMIIYILMSWIPESRSTQLGRVIGGFVEPYLSIFRKIIPPLGMIDFSPIIAFIVLDLAMQGLINILL; from the coding sequence ATGGCACAAATCATATTATTATTTACAGCTATTTTGAGAATTTATGAATTCTTAATGATTATTTACATTTTAATGAGCTGGATTCCAGAAAGTCGTTCTACACAATTAGGGCGTGTCATTGGTGGATTTGTTGAGCCGTACTTGTCAATTTTCAGAAAAATTATTCCTCCACTTGGAATGATTGACTTTTCACCAATTATCGCATTTATCGTGTTAGATCTTGCTATGCAAGGATTAATTAATATCTTATTATGA
- a CDS encoding cell division protein SepF: protein MSFKDKLKTMMGIDEEEYEMDDFEEEFEEPEVVKPTPAPKPDLTVVSNPANQTINKGKSTVMPMNTETNKLKFDSNLNKVIIREPNEYSDAQDIADCLKENYPVFINLQRLEKSQAKRVVDFLSGTIYAIDGDIKRVGTNLFLCTPKNVETEGQVTMNETQPEIEE, encoded by the coding sequence ATGAGTTTTAAAGATAAGCTTAAAACAATGATGGGAATAGATGAAGAGGAATATGAGATGGATGACTTCGAAGAAGAGTTCGAAGAGCCTGAAGTGGTAAAACCAACGCCAGCCCCTAAACCAGATTTAACAGTTGTATCAAATCCAGCAAATCAAACGATAAATAAAGGAAAGAGTACTGTGATGCCAATGAATACAGAAACAAATAAACTAAAATTTGATAGCAATTTAAATAAAGTTATTATTCGTGAACCAAATGAATACTCAGATGCACAAGATATTGCAGATTGTTTAAAAGAAAACTATCCGGTTTTCATTAATTTACAACGCTTAGAAAAATCACAAGCGAAACGCGTGGTCGACTTCTTAAGTGGAACAATCTATGCTATTGATGGAGATATTAAACGCGTTGGAACAAACTTATTCTTATGTACACCAAAAAATGTTGAAACAGAAGGACAAGTGACAATGAACGAAACACAACCAGAAATAGAGGAGTAA
- a CDS encoding YggS family pyridoxal phosphate-dependent enzyme, protein MNIQKNVDAVRQNIQSFTTDPQAVNIVAATKYADPEQMIALFESGITMMGENRVDSLLEKKCQLSLPIEWHFIGTLQSRKVKDVINEIACLHSLDRLSLAKEIQKYRQQPLPCFIQVNVSGEKSKHGLRSEEVIPFLQALKEYPIIKVIGLMTMAPNTEDETIVRDCFKSLKQLQVSISQLNLEGVECSNLSMGMSNDYTIAIEEGATHIRLGSILFQD, encoded by the coding sequence ATGAATATTCAAAAAAACGTCGATGCAGTTCGACAAAATATCCAATCATTTACTACTGATCCACAAGCTGTAAACATTGTTGCTGCAACAAAATATGCTGATCCAGAGCAAATGATTGCACTTTTTGAAAGTGGAATTACGATGATGGGTGAGAATCGTGTGGATTCTTTGTTAGAGAAGAAATGCCAATTATCTTTACCTATTGAGTGGCACTTTATAGGGACCTTACAGTCACGTAAAGTGAAGGACGTGATTAATGAGATTGCTTGCCTTCATTCACTCGATCGTTTATCACTTGCAAAAGAAATACAGAAATACCGACAACAGCCATTACCTTGCTTTATTCAAGTTAATGTAAGTGGAGAAAAGAGCAAACATGGTCTTCGTTCTGAGGAAGTGATTCCGTTCTTACAAGCTTTAAAAGAGTATCCAATCATTAAAGTGATTGGGCTTATGACAATGGCTCCAAATACGGAAGATGAGACCATCGTTCGCGACTGCTTCAAATCGCTAAAGCAATTACAGGTCAGTATTTCACAGTTAAATCTAGAAGGAGTAGAGTGTTCAAATTTATCAATGGGAATGAGTAATGACTATACGATTGCCATTGAAGAGGGAGCAACCCATATACGATTAGGGTCCATTCTATTTCAAGACTAG